Part of the uncultured Methanobrevibacter sp. genome is shown below.
TAATACACAAGAATCAGCATTAACGGAAAGCAAATCCATTTCTATTAATCCACGTGCTATCGGTACTGTAGGTCCTAATCTTAAAGAAGTTGTAGGACAAACTTCAGCACATATTCCACAACCTAAACATTTGGTGTCAGAGTATTTCAACTTACGAACTTCAGAACCAATTCTTTCTACATTAAACATATATTATCCCTCTCATGCTTTGGATATAGCTTGGTTAGGACAATTCTGAATACATAAGTCACAATCGTCACAATTTTCAGGGATGATTTTTACATCACCATTTTCTTCTATGATTGCTCCTTGTTCACAAAGTTTAATGCATAAACCTTGAACCGGACAATTATCAATATGTCCACAAACATCAGAATCAATTTTAACTGTCATATAACCACCTCAATTACATACCTAGAATTAAATTAAAAAACTTAATTTTGGTATGACATTTTATTATTTATCGAAATGCATTAATAAACATATCGATTAAATTTCGCGATTAATGATG
Proteins encoded:
- a CDS encoding 4Fe-4S binding protein, translating into MTVKIDSDVCGHIDNCPVQGLCIKLCEQGAIIEENGDVKIIPENCDDCDLCIQNCPNQAISKA